In Amaranthus tricolor cultivar Red isolate AtriRed21 chromosome 3, ASM2621246v1, whole genome shotgun sequence, a single window of DNA contains:
- the LOC130808915 gene encoding polygalacturonase At1g48100-like has product MPTPSPRVDTPPLPPPMQKAPYLKGSPPKATSPPNPTPIVEIPSPRTQKGSSIFSVLDYGAKVDGSSDDTEAMNESKKRATVQLLDKLLCVKIQRMEKQVVTKERL; this is encoded by the exons ATGCCAACACCGAGTCCAAGAGTTGACACACCGCCATTACCTCCGCCAATGCAGAAAGCTCCATACTTAAAAGGGTCACCTCCTAAAGCTACGTCACCACCAAATCCAACACCAATAGTGGAAATCCCATCACCACGAACACAAAAAGGTTCCAGCATTTTCAGTGTGCTGGATTATGGAGCAAAGGTTGATGGTAGTAGTGATGACACTGAG gcaATGAATGAGAGCAAAAAAAGAGCTACTGTACAATTGTTAGATAAGTTGTTGTGCGTCAAAATACAAAGGATGGAAAAACAA GTCGTCACCAAGGAACGACTATGA